TGATCTTAGGATGATTTATTAATTACAACACAACAACACAGACCATGATTATAGTTTTATACCTAAATAGGAAAAATGGTTTTGGAATCACCAATGGGAAAAATGATAGAAGTCTTTACGTGACATTTAGTTTGTTGCGAGCACACATGATTGTTCTTAaatgttaaaagaaattatgtgTTAGGTAACTTGGTCGGTAAAGGATAATCCAAGAGCAGTATGATAAAAGTGAGATAAAGCACATAAAATCCTATGTCAACTCCAAAGATTGAAACCAGAAAACTTTGTTACCTTGGTTTCCTCTAATATTTCATTCATGTTAAATTTCCCTTGCTTCTCATGAGTGTTATTTGTATGTTTAACTGCCGATTGGTCACTCCCAGTTGTGggttcattttctttctttacaacCATCATCCTTTTCTGTTCTTCTAGCACCGCAATCTGCACCATGGAATTGACCAACCTTTAGTCATGATGAGAAGAACTCATTTGACAGAAACTATGATgcaccaaaaaataatataatgcaCAAACTGAATGACACTATGATCTCTATAACTGTGTCTCCCATAGAGACAAGACTTTGTTTTTGCTAGCATTATGCTTCTAAAAGATAACTcatctttctcattttctcttCAACTAGATAAAAACTTGATGAgtttttttctcattaatttAGGTGAAACTTATTTCGGTCCTGTACTTTCAAAACAATGAAATTTGCAGGCTAGCTACAAAATATATGCGAATTTAATCTCTTTTACAACTTTATAACAATCAAAATCCATccctaaatattaaatttaaacatgGATAGgactaaatttgtatattttcaaaaattaaataactaaattcataaatttgCGAGTACATGAACCAAAATCAAGTTTCCCAGAGCGAATTGGGACTAAACgcaccttaaaaaaaattattaatctgTATTTTCTCATCAATCTTCTCTGTTTTCTCTCTTCGCATACATCAGTACCCCCTGTAATCACTGATAAAGCAGCACACAAACCATCTTTCTCACAAACCCAAATCCCAACTAATGTAACatgcaaacaaaatatattttcaatccACAGAAAATCCCAAACCCACCTAAACACTACACCCCCATCACCTAAACACAGGAACATAAACAAGAAATCGAAACTTTTCACCACAAAAACAAAAGCCCAATTAAATATTCACCCAAAAATGCTAAAGGGCAAACGAGAAAGGGACAACGACAGAGAGAGACGTACAGGGGTGTAACGGAACTTCCTCCTGGGAGGCTCGTCGGAGACAGCGGCCGCGTCGTCGGCGGTGGTGGGGGTCCAGCGGCGGAGGAGGAGGCGAGAGGAAGAGTTGGAATTGGCATGAGAGTGACCGTTGTTGTTGGTTGTGGCGGTGGTGTTGGTGGCTGAGGAAGACGGGGTGACGTGGACCCACTTCTTCTTCCACTTCCTGACCGGGCCGGTGAAGACGGTGGAAGCACCGTAGCGAGAGGAAGCGCGGCTGAGTCTGGAACCGACGGCCTCCATGTAGCGGCGGTGGAAGTGGCGGTGACGGAGGAGGAAGATGTTTCAGAGTCTGGGTTGGGTCTGAGTTTGCCACCGTAGTGGCAGAGTGAGAGAAGTGCGTTTTGTTCTGAAAGTAAGAGATGAAGCAACAAGGAGTGGTAGCTTTCAAAGTTATTATTACTCATGCCATAAATATGAGTATTGAGAATTTTTAAAcctatttatgtattaattaataatttcatgtttttttttttgtaaaattagttttaatttttgtaaattttttataaattagttaagTTGAATtgtagattttatttaatttgaagtatctggttgtaatttttaatttttcagagtcaagttttaaaaatttgcaaattgAACCATTAATTCAACATGTTAATATaaggaattaaaaatattttaattaattgaaataaaaataaataaatgtatgtaaaatttacattaaagTCATCGAAAATTAAAGAAATCGAAATcgtaaatcaaatatttaagacGCCAAAACTTTGATTtagtcaaattttattataaaagtggtcaaaattttataattgaacgATAGTTCTTTTTCTGTGattatttatagtaattttaaaatatttgatgtctcattcataaaaattatattaatataaaatatatctattaacatatattaaatataaattatttaatattttttactttttttattgataattgatACACCCAACAAATACAATCTACTCCGTGCATATAAATtagagaaattaaatatttacatatgaATTACTCTTGCAAAATATAAGTACTTACTAGAATCTCAACAGGGGATATGGTACGGATTGGAGCTATCCGTATCTTAttcgttggataaatatttgttctGTATCCGTATTTATATATGTTGGGTATCCGTTATGTGGATACCCgcatatttttatcatattcgCGGGTACCTATGTGTACTCGtagatatttacaaaaatatttaaaaaaaaatatttaatcataaattcaaataaaatatatcactatcataaattttaaataaagttcaaataaactcaagttcatacaaatccaaataattataaaagtaaatataaaatgagttacacaatagaaattttttaattagtgtttgGATCAACAAGTTCACTTTCTctctgaaaaacaaacaaataaaaaatcactaacaatttatattgtagtttatttttaaataaaatattaaagaaattactaacttcatcaatatcCACATCTAACAACAttgtataaaagttttatgttgtccaattttaatctaaaagagcctgaaaatataagaagttcattaaaaaaatttaacaatcacttaattaaaatatctaagtaaaagtgttaatttcattatctTTCATGTTGGTTCATAACCAGTcttacccaatcctgacacggggaggtagtgacaataaataacaataccgggctcattgagtctggtaattggaatgagtacaatctaaatcccttaacgaggatccattggagggcaagtctggtgccagcagccgcggtaattccagctccaatagcgtatatttaagttgttgcagttaaaaagctcgcagacacatcaatgcctccacagtatCTGAAAGTAATCTACTGCGATGTGGGTAAGAATCCGACCAATGAAGACTCAGAAGCAACagttgaaataataaaataataaaccaaaatgCTATTAAAATGATAGAAGTCATACGATAGTAATTTTCAATTCTTACGAAActcatgaaatattaaaataataaaccagaaaattagttaaataagaaaactcatacgaaaccatattttttaattctcataagtcaataaaatttaattcttaaaagttaaaaaacatcAACTGTCACGtgccaaatattcttattttgttaactccatcatttgacaacaagcataccgtAAACGTCACtgtctatatagggtttgatgtatatgcccaatttcaaataaaggaaagagaagaatgtcaaggggtgtactggaagaagacaacgtaccaatacttgaagctggaagaatgaagacagaagacaagatgtgcagcttagaaaaaattatgtcaaaatattttttacatacatacatacatatatatatatatatatatatatatatatatatatatatatatatatatatatatatatatatatatatctgtgtgtgtgtgtgtgtaaaaaatatttttgtgaattaaagtttaacgggtacaggtatccatgggtacgaatactatgatGCATATATCTACCCCTCAatggcggaacttggacaaaaactTTAGGGGcaccaaattaaatttgttagatataattttttttttaattagaaaaaaaaaactttttttttcatttcatctgcttaaaacaagcacacattatagtagaattaaaaaaaaatattactatcctTCGTTATTATATCATCATACCAAATCATGAATACCATCTTAATAAGTCATTcgtatctcatcaatttgatttgttgggtattgtcAAATTCAATGACGTTTTTCCCGGATCATGTTCTAATGaacttttaaattcattatatgtaactctataAACtttttagagatttgtttttcattgtcttgaaTTTTTGATGTTCATGAAATTTCTTAAGTTTAGTTAATGTcgatgcattttttttcatctttatcacaaacctttctctctccaaaaaagaattcttttactctttatcataatctttctaatataaatttatcacctcccacaaaaaaaaatatattcacaaatcacaattatcacaatgcaaaacataacaaaatccatacaaatttaattaaataagcaacactgtgtaaattcaaaacttttaaaaaatttaccataggcaacagaaaacataaaatccctaaatttcataattaagggttataataattttggaaaaatttataattaaggttcatacaaatttcataaaaaaagatcctaaaatcataattagggtttatactaatttgggataaacttaatttggaagaaacatcataaaaagaataataaatttaacatatataaattataataagatactaaccttaTATGTGAGAGATCATCCAAGAATGTatacttcaatctcaatctatgtaTTCCCCAACCTCTGTTTATctcttttgtatttattttttctcacacactttcatgataatttacatgatgAAAAGTTCTTATagccaaaagaaaaaaaccctaatgtcttttataaatcaatatcttcattaaactttttattttatcttttattataatttttcataacataaatttaatataaataatatataaatataattttaatatatatatatatatatatatatatatataaaataattttcaaaaattttgaggAAACCGTAGCTCCCCTATGTCCCTGAGTAGTTCCGTCAATGCATACTTTCTTTATAATCTAGTTTAGAGACAAAAATCAAGTAGTAGTTTGGGGACTAACATATTTAACactaaatgtatttatttaaaagttaataaaaaaaaatatattaaatatttataaatgttataataaatgataaatattaaatactaattattaaaCGTTAtgcattaattattatataataggTAACGTATAATAATTACTATACTATAAATATATtccttaaattttataaaagaaactaaaaatcATAAATGAGAATAAACTCCAAATGatcattatatttcttttattgcaTTAACTCCAAAAGAACAAAATCATAAATGTATATACGTATGTGATAGTGTTGAGTAATAGTTGCGAAAAAGATTAtcctatattattttttgtattatatttgtTGAGTAGCTTTAAagttaatgatatatatatatatatatatatatatatatatatatatatatatatatatatatatatatatatatatatatatatatatatatatataattacacaatcttaattttatgtttcataatttcttttttatatatattttcagttacattttaataatttcaacaatttgtaaccataacaaatttataattttattttgcttaaactttaaaatttatttattttcattccaTTTGAACATTATAATCTAACTCATTGAGTTAAAAGCTAGTTAACAAAAcctttcatatatttaaataaactataCTAATTGTCTTAATTATGGAGCAATGTAATAACTCTATTGGTAAGACTATTTCAATAGTTATgaagtattatattatatgtgaatacatatgtaatttaattaattgttttatgctTGTTGAGTTTCAAGGTGTTATTTATACAACATATAGAGAACTTGTGATTGGAGGAGACATACATAAGTTTACCACATAtagaaacataaatatattacttttatttttggtaaaagtaaaatacttttatttaaattaatcatttatgattaacttaataaataattttttataatttttttaaaatgaaaaaaatattaaacgttcttgattttgttttcacatgtctatattttttttttgctaatgatcacatttttattttgatgttgAAACTAATGTTCAATCTCAATACTTTTATTCTGTAATATATGGACCAAAGcctaataaaaacaaattatacaaaatcctgacttcttcttctcttctttttttttgtcaaaggtaaatattctttatttaaattaatgatttatgtttaacttaaaaataatctcttatgaattacttttaaaaatgaataaaatattgaatgttgatcattttgtttttaGCTATAAAATTGGGAGTAAGAGAAAATGATGCTCAACGTTATTCGAATTAAATAGGAAAAATGGTTTCTAAAAGTATAAAACCATTTGTTATTcgaattaaattagaaaaatgataatacatattaataaatcaataatgaataaaaatacatacatacatacatatattacATTACAAATAGaccaataaataattacaaataaatcaatattaaaGATGAATAAAtagacaataaataaaattcacaaataaacgaaccaaacaaaacaaataattataatacatatAAGCACCATCCAAGATTGTGACTCTTTAGCTAAAtataacaaacaaacaaaagatgTACTTATTCATGAATACATGTATATAcggatgtaattttttttttgtaatctcTTATTTCAACTTTTCTGTCTGCTCTTACTTTTCTACTTTCCTACGTTTAGGATGGCAAAGTGGGCTGATCGGGTAAGTTTTGGTCCATCTtgcattttgatataaaaagtGTGAGCTAGGTTGGCCCGCTATGCAGTTTAATATTGGAACTATTTTTCTGATTCGACCTGCCCTGTTTAGCGAGTTAGTATATGGGTTGGTCTGTATTTGTGATGAgcaacatatatttttttttaatgaacaaaataaaaacttttttatttttccatagttattgatattcattttctatcgaAATAATTCCAATTAGTTTACCTAATCAAAGACTATAAACAAAAGCAACAAAAACTATAGCTAAAGTACAATAGTAACATGTCACCTTACAAGACAAGTAtctaaaaatgcataaaaagatattccatatttaagaactaaaatcattattttatatacaatgattatacataaacataataataataataaaaataacttatagAAACAACATGATGAATCATGTGagaattaaaaaatgagaatattttattttgtaagtgGGTCAACGGGCTTGTGCAGGCCAGCGGGTTCAACATCCCAGTCGGCCCCACGCTTTTTATATGCAGGCCTATGGGCCAGCCCGCCCGCCCCATCCCGAATTGTCATCCCTACCTACGCATACGCTCCTTCTACATTTTCTAATCCAATTCACCTATTTATAGTCCAAGTTTTTTCAATGTAATGATCACATGTGCATTAAATGTAGTCTTATGTCATCTTATCactagggatgacaaataaactcgctCTGTGGATATTGCCCGAACCTATATCTGTTTCGACAATAAATCTTCGCATTGATTGGGTATGGGCATGGGTATGGAGAATTccaaactttttcaattgggcaTGAGGATATGTATGAGATGTACATATTCATCCTATACCCACATAATACTCGTACCCACCACATCTTCGTCCccgattaaattattaaaatatttagagttaattaagtaatattttatatatatacttcctatttttattttttctaattgtttggtttgtcatgaaattcactCGCATctccaaatatatttttcattttatcattacATTTATGCAATTACATTCAAATgatatatgttaattaaatattttttatgtctcgcatttgaatatttatattttttttaatatttttatttattgtgtatttGAGAATGTTTAACTCTCTCagtttaagtgtttaatagcataaatctttcatttaataggtaatgaaacaaaaactatcttttttactctattattattaatttttgtttcatgtgAAGAattcttttgtttcgctaaaacaattttcgttatttatcaaccattgactatatcgatatttaaaatgttttcttatATCTTTAAggcatttttcattttatcacacccttaattatacatttgttttttttttgtgcgatttcattcgatagtctctcaactTATTTATAAGACACGCATTTGATAatcttttaatacttttatttgttatttatttttatcatatagaatattattttgatatattttatataattttttttaactcattatcaatcatactgtaattttgtcattataattgtataaataaattttatttactataatataaaaatttaatgtaatttccaTGAATACAAGATATATTGAactttaaaagatacaagatgtTTTGGTTCcattaatgtttacaaattcaataaatgttttggttctcatcaaattttatctggtattataatttgaaatgtatacaattataattttttataaatatttgatatcaaataaaTCACCCTTCTCTTAATCTTGAATATTtgttaatgttataaaaattaattaattaatattgaaacggTCAGAAAACAGGTATGAGAATGGGTACAAGAATATACCCATTATCGGAtagagatgaaaataaaataaaagtttgataaCCATTGAATTTGAGTATGAAAATGAGAATGAATTAAATCTACAAAAATTAGTATAGGCTAACAAAACTCGTCCCGACCTGACCTGTCCCGTTGCATCCTACTTATCACCTTGTAGAAGgtatcttcttctcttcttatctatttaattttttcttttacttattttcttttcaagatTAGaatgtttctttatatatttttaatgattaatatatattagaaaattattttttataattaacatatatatatatatatatatatttaaattaattttattattatcatttatttatttattcaataatgtttcttaaaaaatacttgatttattttttaatttacaaactGCACCTAGATAAAgtatgaaatatttgtttacataAAATGTAAGACCTTCTAAaagtaagataaaataaatgatatagttatttaaaaaaatggaggTTACACGTATCAAAACACGAAAAATGATAGTttaatgtataatttattttataaattttataatatgaaaaataattgtaatttaagattataatataagaaatatccatatcattaatatttaagaTATTGGCCTTCATAGtagttttctttaaattatatttaagataataattaattaatagataatataaaaatgttaaacttAATATTTTGATCAATATTTcgtttattatttaaatttttaaacatagaTATTGTTAAAATTGTGTCAAATTTGATTATTGTGAAAACTTGGACCTAAGAtccactttttttcttcttctttctttaacTTTCGTTTTCGTCTTTTTTACAACAAGATAATgccatataaaaaataacaaaacacaaaacacttATATTCAATTGAATTTTGGTATagatatttttctatatatttttttcattatttataatttgactctaattgttattctttttcttGGACTCAAAGTAAAATCCAAAGAGGTGATATCTTAAACAGTTGgttgaagtagttgaattttttgtaattataaaatggTGTTAGTAGTATGATAATTTGTTATGTCAGATGAATGTTAGattgaaaaacttaaaatgtgaACTTGTTTATTAGGCAGTGGATAATCCAAAATTGGGTCCATGTTTGGGaccaaatttgaaaatagtttGGAGATTTGATTGGAGGATTTGAAATTAGTTAGCATTGAGATATTTTGACATAAaaatatgcactaataaattaaCTATAATAGTTGATATGcattatttgataaatatttattattatgtataatttGGACTTTATGTGAGTTAATCATTACAATTTAGGCTTGTTGGAGTGAAAATTTGGTTTTGGTTCGTGTTGTAACTCGATTGAGATAATTAAGCaaaattccaaattttatataactttttagtgaaatttattCTAATATCTATGATCTCTTTTAGATTGAGATATAAGATCATTTTTAGATTAAATTGTCCAACAAATGTTAATTCCTTGGATATATTTGATTACATATTTCAACTAGACCTTGAATTAGACAAACATttacaaattgaaaatttgttggatATATTTGATTATCAATAAGAACAATTTCTTACATATTCGTGTTTAGTTTATTTACATGATTCAAAGTttattataaatgatatatGAATAATGAGATTTCATATAATAACTATAAATGATGGATTATATTGTGGTTTGAATAGTTTGAAATCATATAATTGAATATATGATGATAGACTCCTAAATtgatatattaaatacaaaatctATTAAAACAAGGAGATATCATAGTGAGAAGTTAAATAATAgtctaaataataaataatatagtataCAAAATCCTACATTGAGAagttgaaagaaaattattatacacACTAGAATACGATTTAAATGTATGAGTTCATCTTATACTACGAAaccaaattttataaacaaatatggTTTAAATAAGTTAGGTAGTAGTAATGGATGAGACAAAACattgttaatataaatatttaagaatacatttatttattgtttttctattgtctaatttattgtatattaatttatttgttaaataattcattctttttgtataattgtttaatattttcttactgTAGTTATCGTTAATATATGATTGGAAAACAATACTAGTtcagaaaaatgaaaacaaatataaactttttgttttttttttccttgtaagtaatagagatgtcaaaaaaattcgtatttgcgggtatccgtggataaaactCATAACGGgtaggaaacaaatattaaaaatggatatctGCTACCCCCGCAAAtacgagtatttttgatactCGTATGTTAACGGGTGCATTGGCAGAACTACTTAGGGATATAGGGGAGCCACGGCTCTcccaaaatttttgaaaattatttttttatatatatttatttatttattaaaattatatttatatattatttatattaaatttatgttatgaaaaattataataaaagataaaataaaaagtttaatgaagatattgatttataaaagatattaggGTTTTTTTCTTCTGGCTATTAGAACTTTTCATCATGTAAAGtatcatgaaagtgtgtgaggaaaaataaatacaaaagagATAAACAGAGGTTGGGGAATCTatagattgagattgaagtatACATTCTCGGATGATCTCTTACATATtaaggttagtatcttattataatttatatatgttaaatttattattctttttaggatgtttctttcaaattaagtttatcccaaattagtataaaccctaattatgattttaggattttttttatgaaatttgtatgaaccttaattataaattttcccaaaaattattataaacccttaattatgaaatttagggattttatgttttctgttgcctatggtaaattttttaaaagttttgaatttacacagtgttgcttatttaattaaatttgtatggattttgttatgttttgcattgtgataattgtgacttgtgaatataatttttttgtgtgggtagtgataaatttatattagaaagattatgataaagagtaaaaaaattgattgttttttggagagagaaaggtttgtgataaagatggaAAAAAATGCATCGACATtaactaaacttaaaaaatttcatgaacataaaaaatttaagacaataaaaaacaaatctctaaaaaGTTgatagagttacatataatgaatttaaaagttCATTAGAACGTGATCCGGGAAAAACATCCTTGAATTTgacaatacccaacaaatcaaattgatgagatacgAATGGCTTATTAAGATGGTATTCATGATTTGGTATGATGATATAATAAcgaaggataatgatatttttttgaattctattaTAATGTATGCTTGTTTTAAGcagatgaaataaaaaaaaaagttttttttctaattaaaaaaaaattatatctaacaaatttaatttgacacccctataatttttttccaaattcaGTCACTGAAAGTATATTATCCTATATTTTATGAAAGTATTAGGGAGGACGTTTTAAATAACTTTcataaagtttagggaccaaatactttataaattaatataaggatacaatttttttttttataacagtttagagaaaaaaaaaacatatttgacaCATATATTCGGTAGCAGACTTACTGGtccaaatttcttttataattatataattttaaatatatttttaagaatttgatatttttaatatattttatatatttgatatttaaaatatatatatatatatatatatatatatatatatatatatatatatataagttctTTTATTGgtccacatttattttttaatttgactttttgaatattttttaaataaaaataattaatttcttaatattattttttaagtgataatttatttaatttaaccatctatttatttaattattttttttaaatttgattactataaatgaaaattaattagagtaaaataataaaatttatttatatttaattttataattataataattacaataattataattttattattttttattatcataaaaaataaatataattactaatttatattaaagatttggattaattttttggtttttattttaattcaaaaatatcaagttggtcctataattttttttagtttcaatttgatcccgatttttgaaaaaatgatgcaatttggtctttttttttgttaaatttcttaaattggatcaagtttttttcataaaaattaaagttgtgaATAATGATGTATGTAATTGACGTAATTCTaatgtcaattttgataaaaaaatcattgttttgtttcaaaaaatttaacgagaatgatcaaattgcatcaatttttaaaaaatcgggactaatttgagactaaaaaaattagaggacaaatatgatatttttgcacaaaaaaatagaccaaaatggtaattcaaccaaaattttgacattCCAAGCCACTTCATgtatttatcatttataattatttagtgTTATTAATAAGTTTTTAGTATAAAGGACTATTTTCATTACAtgagaaaatttaattaatatcatttgaaaaagtttaaataaacgtttagatttaaaatattttaagtataattatattgaaaaataaatatataatgttatggTAAAAGCCAAAAGTGTTCCTACAAGAtagactttatatatatatatatatatatatatatatatatatatatatatatatatatatattac
This portion of the Vigna unguiculata cultivar IT97K-499-35 chromosome 6, ASM411807v1, whole genome shotgun sequence genome encodes:
- the LOC114187372 gene encoding uncharacterized protein LOC114187372 codes for the protein MEAVGSRLSRASSRYGASTVFTGPVRKWKKKWVHVTPSSSATNTTATTNNNGHSHANSNSSSRLLLRRWTPTTADDAAAVSDEPPRRKFRYTPIAVLEEQKRMMVVKKENEPTTGSDQSAVKHTNNTHEKQGKFNMNEILEETKDSNIVKLDHGLDLQSNNDETSDTQLETNI